In one window of Posidoniimonas corsicana DNA:
- a CDS encoding TadE/TadG family type IV pilus assembly protein: MPRNDNQRRGVAAVEFALVAPLFFLLILGSIELSRGFMVQQVLTNASRVGAREAVMLTASQAGVEDAAEVYADGMGVEGVVVTVTPNPSTARSGDEISVTVSVPYSAISWLPAPQFLGSKTLTATSVMRKEGFD; this comes from the coding sequence ATGCCCCGCAATGACAACCAGCGCCGCGGCGTCGCGGCGGTCGAGTTCGCCCTCGTGGCGCCGCTGTTCTTCCTGCTCATCCTCGGCTCGATCGAGCTGAGCCGTGGCTTCATGGTGCAACAGGTGCTGACCAACGCGTCCCGCGTCGGCGCCCGCGAGGCCGTGATGCTGACCGCCTCACAAGCCGGCGTTGAGGACGCGGCCGAAGTCTACGCCGACGGCATGGGCGTGGAGGGCGTGGTGGTCACGGTCACGCCGAACCCGTCCACCGCGCGGTCCGGCGACGAGATCAGCGTCACGGTGTCGGTGCCGTACTCGGCGATCTCCTGGCTGCCGGCGCCCCAGTTCCTGGGCTCCAAGACGCTCACCGCGACCTCCGTGATGCGGAAGGAAGGCTTCGACTAG